One Gemmatimonadales bacterium DNA window includes the following coding sequences:
- a CDS encoding metal-dependent hydrolase, with amino-acid sequence MDNLCHTLVGAALAEAGLRKRSPLATAALLVGANIPDVDGILYWMNRPVEALGFRRGWTHGVLAMAVWPFVLTGLLLAWDRWVRRRRHPERPPAVPGALLWLSLLAVLTHPLLDLCNTYGVRLLMPFSGHWFHGDTLFIVDPWMWLTLGLGWLVARELRRRGRPRPEWPARWALAAGTAYVVAMAASNLAARGLVRSAALAEDGPPPGRLMVSPRPLDPFRRDVVIQRDSVYELGSFDWLHRPHYRREGPRIARYAGLDAPAVRAAAAATDTGRIFLGWARFPVYEVLRSGGGYEVLLADARYTLSGRARFGAVAIRVPRGLSSPPTPPHPPQESP; translated from the coding sequence ATGGACAATCTCTGCCACACCCTCGTCGGCGCCGCCCTCGCGGAAGCCGGCCTGCGCAAGCGCTCGCCGCTCGCGACCGCCGCGCTGCTCGTGGGCGCGAACATCCCCGACGTGGACGGCATCCTCTACTGGATGAACCGGCCGGTCGAGGCGCTCGGGTTCCGGCGCGGCTGGACGCACGGCGTCCTGGCCATGGCCGTGTGGCCGTTCGTCCTCACCGGGCTGCTGCTCGCGTGGGACCGCTGGGTGCGCCGCCGGCGCCATCCGGAGCGGCCGCCGGCGGTGCCGGGCGCGCTGCTGTGGCTGTCGCTGCTCGCCGTGCTCACCCACCCGCTGCTCGACCTGTGCAACACCTACGGCGTGAGGCTGCTGATGCCGTTCAGCGGCCACTGGTTCCACGGCGACACCCTGTTCATCGTGGACCCCTGGATGTGGCTCACCCTCGGGCTCGGCTGGCTGGTGGCGCGCGAGCTGCGACGCCGCGGCCGCCCGCGCCCGGAGTGGCCCGCGCGTTGGGCGCTGGCGGCCGGGACCGCCTACGTCGTGGCGATGGCCGCCTCGAACCTGGCCGCCCGCGGCCTGGTGCGGAGCGCTGCGCTCGCCGAGGACGGCCCGCCCCCCGGCCGGCTGATGGTCTCGCCGCGCCCGCTCGACCCGTTCCGCCGCGACGTGGTGATACAGCGCGACAGCGTCTACGAGCTGGGCTCGTTCGATTGGCTCCACCGGCCGCACTACCGGCGCGAGGGCCCACGGATCGCGCGCTACGCCGGACTGGACGCGCCGGCCGTGCGCGCCGCCGCCGCCGCGACCGACACCGGCCGCATCTTCCTCGGCTGGGCCCGCTTCCCGGTGTACGAGGTGCTGCGCTCGGGCGGGGGCTACGAGGTCCTGCTCGCCGACGCACGCTACACGCTCTCGGGCCGCGCGCGGTTCGGCGCGGTGGCCATCCGCGTCCCGCGCGGGCTATCTTCTCCGCCGACCCCGCCCCACCCGCCCCAGGAGTCCCCGTGA
- a CDS encoding N(4)-(beta-N-acetylglucosaminyl)-L-asparaginase — MTDSLSRRDFVLRSAAVVPLVRSTVRAGTGRTAAPAVIRRPPARPCVVASANGIRGVARAMDLIASHGADTLDAVIEAVKIEELDPDDMAVGYGGLPNAEGVVQLDAACMHGPTRRAGGVGALEGIKTPSEVARCVLKYTNHVLLVGKGAQDFAVQFGFRIEDLLTDKSREAWLRWRANLSPDDNYRDVPEGELFPNPPHGTINCSAINANGDISGVTTTSGLAWKVPGRVGDSPIVGAGLYVDNDVGAAGSTGLGECNIMVCGGFTTVEGMRRGLSPTDACLETLRRAAAMSEPRLLDAAGRPTYGLNYYAVNKRGEFGAAGFYPGSQFAVHDGREARLVDCAHLYERPAGR; from the coding sequence GTGACCGACTCGCTCTCCCGCCGCGACTTCGTCCTCCGCTCCGCCGCCGTCGTGCCGCTGGTGCGCTCCACGGTGCGCGCGGGGACCGGCCGTACCGCCGCGCCCGCGGTGATCCGCCGGCCGCCCGCCCGGCCGTGCGTCGTCGCATCCGCCAACGGGATCCGCGGCGTCGCGCGGGCGATGGACCTCATCGCCAGCCACGGCGCCGACACGCTCGACGCGGTCATCGAGGCCGTCAAGATCGAGGAGCTGGACCCCGACGACATGGCGGTGGGCTACGGCGGGCTGCCCAACGCGGAGGGCGTGGTGCAGCTCGACGCCGCGTGCATGCACGGCCCCACCAGGCGCGCCGGCGGCGTCGGCGCGCTCGAAGGGATCAAGACGCCGAGCGAAGTGGCGCGGTGCGTGCTCAAGTACACCAACCACGTCCTCCTGGTGGGCAAGGGCGCGCAGGACTTCGCGGTGCAGTTCGGCTTCCGGATCGAGGACCTGCTCACGGACAAGTCGCGCGAGGCGTGGCTCCGCTGGCGCGCCAACCTGAGCCCGGACGACAACTATCGCGACGTGCCGGAGGGCGAGCTGTTCCCCAACCCGCCGCACGGGACCATCAACTGCAGCGCGATCAACGCCAACGGCGACATCTCGGGCGTGACGACCACCAGCGGGCTCGCCTGGAAGGTCCCCGGCCGGGTCGGCGACTCGCCGATCGTGGGCGCCGGGCTGTACGTCGACAACGACGTAGGGGCCGCCGGCTCCACCGGCCTCGGCGAGTGCAACATCATGGTGTGCGGCGGATTCACCACGGTGGAGGGCATGCGCCGCGGGCTCTCGCCCACCGACGCGTGCCTCGAGACCCTGCGGCGCGCGGCCGCCATGAGCGAGCCGCGGCTGCTCGACGCCGCGGGCCGTCCGACCTACGGCCTGAACTACTACGCCGTGAACAAACGCGGCGAGTTCGGTGCCGCCGGCTTCTATCCCGGCTCCCAGTTCGCCGTGCACGACGGCCGCGAGGCGCGGCT